The following are encoded together in the Triticum dicoccoides isolate Atlit2015 ecotype Zavitan chromosome 6B, WEW_v2.0, whole genome shotgun sequence genome:
- the LOC119324194 gene encoding uncharacterized protein LOC119324194 — protein MASAASRKAPSLVVAASVGAVEALKDQAGLCCWGYPLRSLYRHAAAAPRVRALSASLSEATAAAAPRPVPLSAEDAKLRKAHHLVCWGPN, from the coding sequence ATGGCGTCGGCGGCGAGCAGGAAGGCGCCGTCGCTGGTGGTGGCGGCGAGCGTGGGCGCCGTGGAGGCGCTCAAGGACCAGGCGGGCCTGTGCTGCTGGGGCTACCCGCTCCGCTCGCTCTAccgccacgccgccgccgcgcccagaGTCCGCGCCCTGTCCGCCTCGCTCTCCGAGGCCACCGCGGCCGCCGCTCCCCGGCCGGTGCCTTTGTCCGCGGAGGACGCGAAGCTGCGAAAGGCGCACCACCTCGTCTGCTGGGGGCCCAACTGA